The Saccharothrix variisporea genome has a segment encoding these proteins:
- a CDS encoding toll/interleukin-1 receptor domain-containing protein, whose protein sequence is MLAKLDDHTRQALRLARDQARQLRHAHVGTEHLLTGLVEEDLGLAAQVLTSAGLTTQVCADHLVHLVGRGGAPTPEDPPFTTRADQAVEQAHRHSVSLGYRRIGTEHLLIALLDQPDSGAAQLLTRARVSVEDLRDRLQAALHGLVLPPHTRPAVYLSYARPEDRHLAGRLADHLAEHDVEVVEAVHRADHLLVLIGPQWTLRDPMPAEFESALRHYVRVVPVLVDGARMPDVEPFNLATFRLVPELRHNTFRDDVQRLVQALEAS, encoded by the coding sequence ATGCTCGCGAAGCTCGACGACCACACGCGCCAGGCGCTCCGACTCGCCCGCGACCAGGCCAGACAGCTGCGCCACGCCCACGTCGGCACCGAACACCTGCTGACCGGCCTGGTGGAGGAGGACCTGGGCCTGGCCGCCCAGGTCCTCACCTCCGCCGGCCTCACCACCCAGGTCTGCGCCGACCACCTGGTCCACCTCGTCGGCCGAGGCGGCGCGCCGACACCCGAAGACCCGCCGTTCACCACCCGCGCGGACCAGGCCGTCGAGCAGGCCCACCGCCACTCGGTCTCCTTGGGCTACCGGCGCATCGGCACCGAACACCTGCTGATCGCCCTGCTCGACCAACCGGACAGCGGGGCTGCACAACTCCTGACCCGCGCCCGGGTGTCGGTGGAGGACCTCCGCGACCGCTTGCAGGCCGCCCTGCACGGCCTGGTCCTCCCGCCGCACACCCGACCGGCCGTGTACCTGAGCTACGCCCGACCGGAGGACCGCCACCTGGCCGGCCGCCTGGCGGACCACCTGGCCGAGCACGACGTCGAGGTGGTCGAGGCGGTGCACCGCGCCGACCACCTCCTGGTCCTCATCGGTCCACAGTGGACTCTGCGCGACCCGATGCCCGCCGAGTTCGAATCGGCGCTGCGCCACTACGTGCGGGTCGTACCCGTGCTGGTGGACGGCGCCCGGATGCCCGACGTCGAGCCGTTCAACCTGGCCACCTTCCGACTGGTGCCGGAACTGCGGCACAACACCTTCCGGGACGACGTCCAGCGGCTGGTGCAGGCGCTCGAAGCGAGCTGA